In Kordia antarctica, the following proteins share a genomic window:
- the mnmA gene encoding tRNA 2-thiouridine(34) synthase MnmA — protein MKRVIVGLSGGVDSSVTAYLLKEQGYEVIGLFMKNWHDDSVTISDECPWLEDSNDALIVADKLGIPFQTVDLSEEYKERIVDYMFNEYKKGRTPNPDVLCNREIKFDVFMKIALDLGADYVATGHYCRKETIEKDGKQIYKLLAGKDDNKDQSYFLCQLSQEQLEKSLFPIGELTKPEVREIAAKADLITADKKDSQGLCFIGKVKLPDFLQQQLQPKEGVIVEVPQEKESYHKELPTFANKGEELAYYAQKYTYQQTDGKVVGKHQGAHYFTKGQRKGLAVGGTIEPLFVIETDVKENVIYTGQGKSHPGLYRRTLFVKDDELHWVREDLALQPDESMEVMARIRYRQPLEKAFVHKIDGGAYVDFQNPQSAIMEGQFVAWYIEDELIGSGVIS, from the coding sequence ATGAAACGAGTAATAGTAGGACTTTCTGGTGGTGTAGATTCAAGTGTAACCGCATATCTTTTGAAAGAACAAGGATACGAAGTCATTGGTTTATTCATGAAAAACTGGCACGATGATTCTGTGACCATTTCTGATGAATGTCCGTGGTTAGAAGATAGCAACGATGCCTTAATTGTTGCTGATAAATTAGGAATTCCATTTCAAACAGTAGATTTAAGCGAAGAATACAAAGAACGTATTGTTGACTATATGTTCAACGAATACAAAAAAGGGCGTACGCCAAATCCGGATGTATTATGCAATCGGGAAATAAAATTTGATGTATTCATGAAAATTGCCTTAGACTTAGGCGCAGATTATGTTGCAACAGGTCACTACTGTAGAAAGGAAACGATTGAAAAAGATGGTAAGCAAATTTATAAGCTCTTAGCAGGAAAAGATGATAACAAAGATCAATCGTATTTTTTATGTCAACTTTCGCAAGAACAATTAGAAAAATCATTATTTCCTATTGGCGAATTGACAAAACCAGAAGTACGTGAAATTGCTGCAAAAGCAGATTTAATTACTGCCGATAAAAAAGATTCGCAAGGATTATGTTTTATCGGAAAAGTGAAATTGCCAGACTTTTTACAACAGCAATTGCAACCAAAAGAAGGTGTCATTGTAGAAGTTCCGCAAGAAAAAGAAAGTTATCACAAGGAATTACCAACGTTTGCAAATAAAGGAGAAGAATTGGCGTATTACGCTCAAAAATATACCTACCAACAAACCGATGGAAAAGTAGTAGGAAAACATCAAGGCGCACATTATTTTACCAAAGGACAACGCAAAGGTTTGGCAGTTGGCGGAACAATAGAACCTTTATTTGTGATTGAAACCGATGTAAAAGAAAACGTAATTTACACAGGACAAGGAAAATCGCATCCAGGATTATACCGACGCACATTATTTGTAAAAGACGACGAATTGCATTGGGTTCGTGAAGATTTGGCGTTACAACCAGACGAATCTATGGAAGTTATGGCGCGTATTCGTTACAGACAACCGTTGGAAAAAGCGTTTGTTCATAAAATAGATGGTGGCGCATATGTAGATTTTCAAAATCCGCAAAGTGCTATCATGGAAGGACAATTTGTAGCTTGGTATATAGAAGATGAATTGATCGGTTCTGGAGTGATTTCTTAG
- a CDS encoding S8 family serine peptidase, whose product MKKLIVLLIIFFIQSNFAQTEHAWVYFTDKPDVANSIANPTTILTQKAVDRKMNHGVAIDERDVPVNESYITQVKAQMGITVKAKSKWFNCVHVLGTQIDIDALINLSFVNQILYADRSLNSSSRPSAEANTERTVEKFETLVFYNYGNGSNQAGMIKIDKLHELDYTGEGVTVAVIDGGFVNVNTMAAFQRLRDNGDLLNGYDFVDRTSDVYLYTGNSHGTNVLSDMAGYIDGQFVGTAPDASYYLFRTEDAATETPVEESYWVEATERADSLGVDVVNTSLGYNRFDESKYDYTTADMDGNTTFITKGSNIAVEKGLLIVNSAGNSGNDGTWGIITAPADGNGFTIGAVNSSGNYASFSSRGRTPNTPVKPDVVAQGASVYVISSAGNVVTSNGTSFSSPIIAGSMACLVQAFPNKTNLELMQLVRESSSIYSNPTIQLGYGIPNFESVFQTLLTSESNLTTIQVFPNPAKAIVQINFPEGTQNATITLGNLVGKTIKTYTTNTTYKNIDVSQLAAGMYLLRIETNGEQFTRKIIKQ is encoded by the coding sequence ATGAAAAAGCTAATCGTATTGCTAATCATATTCTTTATACAATCCAATTTTGCACAAACCGAACACGCTTGGGTATATTTTACAGACAAACCTGATGTGGCTAATTCAATAGCGAATCCGACAACTATATTAACTCAAAAAGCAGTTGATCGAAAGATGAATCATGGTGTTGCGATTGATGAACGTGATGTTCCAGTGAACGAATCGTATATCACGCAAGTGAAAGCACAAATGGGAATTACCGTTAAAGCGAAATCAAAATGGTTCAATTGTGTCCATGTTTTGGGAACGCAAATAGATATTGATGCTTTAATAAATTTATCGTTTGTAAACCAAATTTTATATGCAGATCGCTCGCTGAATTCTTCCAGTAGGCCTTCTGCGGAAGCGAATACAGAAAGAACGGTAGAAAAGTTTGAAACCTTAGTATTTTATAACTATGGAAATGGTTCGAATCAAGCGGGAATGATCAAAATTGACAAACTTCATGAACTCGATTACACAGGCGAAGGCGTTACAGTTGCTGTGATTGATGGCGGATTTGTCAATGTAAATACAATGGCAGCTTTCCAGCGATTGCGCGATAATGGCGATTTATTAAATGGCTATGATTTTGTAGATCGGACTTCGGATGTGTATTTATATACAGGAAACAGTCACGGAACAAACGTTTTGTCAGATATGGCAGGTTATATTGATGGACAATTTGTTGGAACTGCGCCAGATGCAAGCTATTATTTGTTCAGAACAGAAGATGCTGCGACTGAAACGCCCGTGGAAGAATCGTATTGGGTTGAAGCTACGGAACGCGCAGATAGTTTAGGTGTTGATGTTGTAAATACTTCATTAGGATACAATCGGTTTGACGAAAGTAAATACGATTATACAACGGCTGATATGGACGGAAATACAACGTTTATTACAAAAGGTTCTAATATTGCTGTTGAGAAAGGATTGCTCATTGTAAACTCAGCAGGAAATTCTGGAAATGATGGAACTTGGGGAATCATTACTGCGCCAGCCGATGGAAATGGTTTCACAATTGGAGCAGTTAATTCAAGCGGAAATTATGCGTCGTTTAGTTCTCGTGGAAGAACGCCAAATACGCCTGTAAAACCAGATGTTGTAGCGCAAGGAGCAAGTGTGTATGTAATAAGTTCGGCAGGAAATGTAGTTACATCAAATGGAACTTCTTTTTCTTCACCAATAATTGCAGGTTCAATGGCATGTTTGGTACAAGCGTTTCCAAACAAAACAAATTTAGAATTGATGCAACTCGTTCGCGAATCATCTTCTATATATTCAAATCCTACAATACAATTAGGATACGGAATTCCAAATTTTGAATCTGTATTTCAGACCTTATTAACTTCTGAAAGTAATTTGACTACAATTCAAGTCTTTCCAAATCCCGCGAAAGCGATTGTGCAAATCAATTTCCCAGAAGGAACTCAAAATGCAACAATTACGTTGGGGAATTTGGTAGGAAAAACGATCAAAACATATACGACAAATACAACGTATAAAAATATAGATGTGAGTCAATTGGCGGCAGGAATGTACTTGTTGCGCATTGAAACAAACGGAGAACAATTTACCCGAAAAATTATAAAACAATAA
- a CDS encoding NAD(P)H-dependent flavin oxidoreductase, whose translation MTLFAQNRITQLYNIEYPIIQGGMIWASGWRLASAVSNAGGLGLIGAGSMYPDVLREHIQKCKKATDKPFGVNVPMLYPNIEEIMNIIVEEGVKIVFTSAGNPKTWTPFLKENGIIVTHVVSSSKFALKSQEAGVHAVVAEGFEAGGHNGREETTTLTLIPTVKEKLEIPLIAAGGIGSGKAMLAAMVLGADGVQVGSRFVATEEASSHIEFKKKVVEAKEGSTKLMLKELAPVRLLKNKFYEDIEELYTKSPSVDELKTLLGRARAKRGMFEGDLVEGELEIGQVSALIHDIKPAATVVSDMILEFQESVNLIKNKF comes from the coding sequence ATGACGTTGTTCGCACAGAATAGAATTACACAATTATACAATATAGAATATCCAATAATTCAAGGTGGAATGATTTGGGCAAGTGGTTGGCGGTTGGCTTCTGCAGTAAGTAATGCTGGTGGATTGGGCTTAATTGGCGCAGGATCGATGTATCCAGATGTGTTGCGTGAACATATTCAAAAGTGTAAAAAAGCAACGGATAAACCATTTGGTGTCAACGTTCCGATGTTGTATCCGAATATTGAAGAAATTATGAATATTATTGTGGAAGAAGGCGTGAAAATCGTTTTTACTTCTGCGGGAAATCCTAAAACGTGGACACCTTTTTTAAAGGAAAACGGAATTATAGTAACACATGTTGTCAGTAGTTCTAAGTTTGCATTAAAATCTCAAGAAGCTGGCGTACATGCTGTCGTTGCAGAAGGTTTTGAAGCTGGCGGACATAACGGAAGAGAAGAAACTACAACTTTGACATTGATTCCAACCGTAAAAGAAAAATTAGAAATTCCATTGATTGCCGCTGGCGGAATTGGAAGTGGAAAAGCGATGTTAGCTGCGATGGTTTTAGGCGCAGATGGCGTACAAGTTGGAAGTAGATTTGTTGCCACAGAAGAAGCATCATCACATATAGAATTTAAGAAAAAAGTAGTAGAAGCCAAAGAAGGAAGTACTAAATTGATGTTGAAGGAATTGGCGCCAGTTCGGTTGTTGAAAAATAAATTTTACGAAGATATTGAAGAATTATACACAAAATCTCCAAGCGTGGACGAACTCAAAACTTTACTTGGTAGAGCGCGCGCAAAACGTGGAATGTTTGAAGGCGATTTGGTAGAAGGTGAATTGGAAATTGGGCAAGTTTCTGCGTTGATTCACGATATAAAACCTGCGGCAACTGTTGTCAGTGATATGATTTTAGAGTTTCAAGAAAGTGTAAATTTGATCAAAAATAAATTTTAA
- a CDS encoding glyoxalase superfamily protein, with translation MKAKAKVKFISVHPVLAVKNVIQSLGFYVNKLGFKVAFADHKTNPKYVGIKRGLVEIHLQQHHDASEWEHTIERPMLRFLVLSTENLFEEYKAKGIFHAQTSIKKTTWNTKEFAFYDLDKNGLTFYENL, from the coding sequence ATGAAAGCAAAAGCAAAAGTAAAATTTATAAGTGTCCATCCAGTATTGGCTGTGAAAAACGTGATACAATCGTTAGGTTTTTATGTGAATAAACTCGGCTTTAAAGTTGCTTTTGCCGATCACAAAACGAATCCGAAATATGTAGGAATCAAGCGTGGACTTGTGGAAATTCATTTGCAACAACACCACGATGCTTCAGAATGGGAACACACTATTGAGCGTCCGATGTTGCGTTTTTTAGTGTTGAGCACCGAAAATTTATTTGAAGAATATAAAGCAAAAGGAATATTTCATGCGCAAACTTCTATTAAAAAAACCACTTGGAACACAAAAGAATTCGCTTTTTACGACTTAGATAAAAACGGTTTGACGTTTTATGAGAATTTGTAG
- a CDS encoding LytR/AlgR family response regulator transcription factor, with protein sequence MKIRYILVDDDPKMLSYVKEKIDTIAKTYNLEHVSSYHSSINAYNKINNDSYDLLIVDFDMPGLNGIQLSEKIASSKKVVFLTSTTGKHGEIINNLDISGYMSKPFDLEDFETILKNKIIGKIQTKGRVETGKINLSVGDSNYMFKAEDAYYITTAKIITTKNREGCQAKKNYVSIYGKNDEVLIENIRMTISNLSEELKPYNFEKITQRTIINLSHVKSRISTEISLHHCEQKFEISIKEKSSFISKIASFFSPKR encoded by the coding sequence ATGAAAATTCGATACATTCTTGTGGATGACGATCCAAAAATGCTTTCTTACGTTAAGGAAAAAATTGACACAATTGCAAAGACATACAATTTAGAACATGTTTCAAGTTATCACAGTTCTATAAATGCTTACAATAAAATTAACAATGATTCATACGACTTATTAATTGTAGATTTTGATATGCCAGGTCTTAATGGAATACAACTTTCCGAAAAAATTGCTTCTTCAAAAAAAGTAGTATTTTTAACTTCTACTACTGGAAAACATGGTGAGATTATTAATAATTTAGACATTTCTGGCTACATGAGTAAACCTTTTGATTTAGAAGATTTTGAAACAATTCTGAAGAATAAAATTATTGGAAAAATTCAAACTAAAGGCAGAGTTGAAACAGGCAAAATAAATCTTTCAGTAGGTGATAGTAATTATATGTTTAAAGCTGAAGATGCTTATTATATTACGACTGCGAAAATTATTACCACTAAAAACCGTGAAGGATGTCAAGCAAAAAAGAATTACGTGTCTATTTATGGAAAGAATGACGAAGTTCTCATAGAAAACATTCGTATGACAATTAGTAATTTATCCGAGGAGTTGAAGCCGTACAATTTTGAGAAAATTACACAAAGAACAATTATCAATCTATCGCACGTAAAATCGAGAATCAGTACTGAAATTTCACTTCATCATTGCGAACAGAAATTCGAAATTAGTATAAAAGAAAAGTCTAGTTTTATTTCTAAAATAGCATCTTTCTTTAGTCCGAAAAGATAA
- a CDS encoding LytS family sensor histidine kinase — protein sequence MEQGLFDDLLTEDDLLLIISIVLFIAFVIAFSRNIFNVYKKRAYKKENNALKEYVVANEKAVTGYSKQLRDIEKLEKELLLRHEKSMFLEKELKTIKRNSEKKISTLGQEINHQQRAFEKYADYKSVEANNTRLGAHFIKNVINQVYMDLESARANYKTIWGVHYKIGKSEMGIPPIDALKNIFNLLDYNVAALNKTAISITEELKYVEMFLELIRYLKPNAKIELEDLLNDEQRSTLEIKPTLFFPFVENALKHGSLNDENSFITIKLEQNEHNKLNYSLINSAEVQLEHPVKITDTESGFGLNALEQLINTYYPGSKLSHEALPNKQYISRLTLAIAS from the coding sequence ATGGAACAAGGATTATTTGACGATTTGTTAACTGAAGATGATTTACTACTAATCATAAGTATCGTTCTCTTTATAGCTTTTGTAATAGCTTTTAGTAGAAACATATTCAACGTTTACAAAAAACGAGCGTACAAAAAAGAAAATAATGCTTTAAAGGAATACGTTGTAGCCAATGAAAAAGCTGTGACTGGTTATAGTAAACAATTGCGAGATATAGAAAAACTTGAAAAAGAGTTGTTGCTAAGGCATGAAAAAAGTATGTTTCTAGAAAAGGAATTAAAAACCATAAAACGAAATAGCGAGAAGAAGATTTCCACACTTGGTCAAGAAATAAATCATCAACAAAGAGCTTTTGAAAAATATGCAGATTATAAAAGTGTAGAAGCAAATAATACGCGACTTGGCGCACATTTTATCAAAAACGTAATCAATCAAGTATATATGGACTTGGAAAGCGCGCGCGCTAATTATAAGACAATATGGGGAGTTCATTATAAAATTGGAAAATCTGAAATGGGCATTCCTCCTATTGATGCACTAAAGAATATTTTTAACCTATTGGATTATAATGTTGCAGCCTTGAATAAAACTGCTATTTCAATTACAGAAGAATTGAAATATGTAGAAATGTTTTTAGAATTGATTCGCTATTTAAAACCAAATGCTAAAATTGAGTTGGAAGACTTGTTAAATGACGAACAACGTAGCACGCTTGAAATAAAACCCACATTGTTTTTTCCTTTTGTTGAAAATGCTTTAAAACACGGAAGTCTGAACGATGAAAATTCCTTTATCACTATCAAGCTGGAACAAAATGAACATAACAAGCTAAATTACAGCTTAATAAATAGCGCTGAAGTTCAACTAGAACATCCTGTGAAAATTACCGATACTGAAAGTGGTTTTGGACTTAATGCGCTTGAACAATTGATAAACACCTATTATCCTGGTAGTAAATTATCGCACGAAGCATTACCAAACAAACAATACATATCACGATTAACTTTAGCTATTGCCTCATGA
- a CDS encoding cytidylate kinase family protein, with the protein MIDKITLSGFAGSGKSTIGKNLQEALNFEFISVGNFSRKLANEEYKMTINAFQQKCTKNPKLDAEIDKKFQIECNSKDNLVIDYRLGFKFIQNAFHVLLKVSDQEAVSRIKAANRTDETISAKAIDTRNENMRTRFLSSYNVDFTNEKNYHLLIDTDSLTPKEITNLIIEEFKKITI; encoded by the coding sequence ATGATTGATAAGATCACTTTAAGTGGATTTGCTGGAAGCGGTAAATCCACTATTGGAAAAAATCTTCAAGAAGCACTCAATTTTGAGTTTATCTCCGTTGGGAATTTTTCAAGAAAGTTGGCTAATGAAGAATATAAAATGACCATTAATGCATTTCAACAGAAGTGTACAAAAAATCCAAAATTAGATGCAGAGATCGACAAAAAGTTTCAAATAGAATGTAATTCGAAAGACAACTTAGTTATTGATTATCGACTCGGATTCAAGTTTATACAGAATGCTTTTCATGTATTGCTCAAAGTTTCAGACCAAGAAGCAGTAAGTAGAATTAAAGCCGCAAACCGAACTGATGAGACAATTTCAGCGAAAGCGATAGACACTAGAAATGAAAACATGCGAACACGTTTTTTATCAAGTTATAACGTGGATTTTACCAACGAAAAAAACTATCATCTCTTGATTGATACAGATTCGTTAACACCGAAAGAAATCACGAATTTAATTATAGAAGAATTTAAAAA